Sequence from the Anaerobaca lacustris genome:
TGCTGTCGCGCTGGCCGGGGCTGCTGACGTGTATCAACCATCCGCAGGGGCCGGGCGAGCTGCACGAGGTGGTGGCGACGGGGACGTGCCGGAACTTCCGCGCGCGGCCCAGGCCGGTGGTGCGGGGCGAGCCGCCGGAGCCGCCGGACGATTCGATCCGCTACATCCCGCTGACGCGGGGCAAGTTCGCGATCGTCGATGCGGCCGATTACGAGTGGCTCAGCAAGTACAAGTGGCTGGCGACCGGCAACGAGAAGCGCGGGTTCTACGCGGGCCGGCGCGTCGGCCAGGGCATGCTGCTGATGCACCGCGCGATCATGCAGCCGCCGCCGGGGATGGTGGTCGATCATATCAGCGGCAACGGGCTCGACCAGCGGCGCGCGAACCTGCGCGTGTGCAGCCAGCGGCACAACTCGCACAACCGCCGGCCCAGCCGCTGGACCAGCTCGCGGTTCAAGGGCGTGTACTTCTGCAAGGCGACGGGCAAGTGGGTCGCGACGATCGGGTTCGAGGGCAGGAGCATCCACCTCGGCTCATTCGACGACGAGGTCGAGGCGGCGCGGGCGTACGACCGCAAGGCCCGCGAGCTGTTCGGCGAGTACGCCTACCTGAACTTCCCGGAGGATGTCGAGACAATGCAGGACCGGGGACTGAGCGGTGGGGTTTCGACGATAAGGTAGACCGTGATTTACAGTGTATGGGACAGCCCCGATCAGCAGGGGCGGGTTCTCACCTGAACGGTGAAGGCGCCGGGGACGGGGTGTTCGGAGGCGACGAAGAGGTACCCGCCGCCGCAGCCGGAGTACATCGCGCCGGGGTAGCGCGACTGGTAGAATCTCAGTAGCTCGATCAGGTCGACGCGCAGGGTTCGGTGGCGGACCGTGCCGGGCAGGATGGCCTCCCAGCATTTCATGCACTCGTTCATCGAGGCGCCGAGGCGGTCGATGTCACGGGCGACGATGGCGTCGTAGCAGTCGCGGCCGGAGCGGCCGAGCCGGCCGATCCACGCGGGGTCGAGATTCTTCGTTTCGAGCGGGTTGTAGCCGTCGGGACGCGGGGCGACCGGCAGGATGTGCAGCACGCGCGACAGCCAGGCGGCGACGGCGGGGTCGTTGCACGACTCGATGTGCGCGGGGAACAGGCCCTCGTGACATCGGAAGTCGTAGTCGAGCCGGCTGACGCCGGGATAGATCAGGCCGATCATGTCCTGCGAGCCCGACGGCTCGGCCTGGCCATCGTTCTCGGCGCGGTAGAGTTCGCGGACGAGCTGGTCGGGGTCGCGGTCGGGCAGCGCGCCGCCCCAGAGTTCCAGTGCGATCTGGCGTGTGCTGCCGCAGATGCCGGCGCGGTCCATCCAGCGGAACTGCGGCTCGACCGCGACGACGACCATCGAGCCGGGCGGGTCGGGGTTGAGCTTCGAGGCGAAGGGCTGGTCGATCCAGCCGCCGGCCAGGGCGAGGCGGTACTGGAGCTTGCCGATGAGGTCGGTGATGTCGGGCGTTTGCGGTGGTTTCATGCGTCGATTCTACTCTGCACCGTGACGTTGGCAAGGACCATAGCGCGCGGCGGTTGGTTCAACTGACGGTATGCTTTCCGGCCTTGCGGGCATTGTACTGCTGCTCGATCCAGGCGTAGGTTTTTCGCAGACCGTCTTCGAGCGGGGTGCCGGGGGCCCAGCCGAGGACCTGTTGGATGAACGTGTTGTCGCTGTTGCGGCCGGCGACGCCCTTGGGGGCGGCCAGGTCGTGTTTGTGTTTGAGCTTGACGCCGCCTATTCTTTCGGCCAGACGCATCAGGTCGTTGATCGAGATCAGGTGGTCGGAGCCGAGGTTGATCGGCGTGGCGATCAGCGCGTCGCAGTGCATGATCAGGTCGATGCCGAGGACGCAGTCGTCGATGTACATGAAGCTGCGGGTCTGCGTGCCGTCGCCCCAGATCACCACCTCGTCGAGTCCCTGGTCCTTGCACTCGATCACCTTGCGGCACAGCGCCGCCGGCGCCTTCTCCCGCCCGCCGTCCCATGTGCCCGGCTCGCCGTAGACGTTGTGGAAGCGGGCGATGTGCGTTTCGAAGCGGCGCTCGGCCCAGTACTCCTGGCAGAACATCTCGCTCATGAGCTTCTCCCAGCCGTAGCCGCGTTCGGCCATGGCAGGATACGCGTCGGACTCCTTCAGCGCGCGGACGTTGGGGTCCTTCTGGAGGTCGGTGTTGTAGGCGCAGGCCGACGACGAGAAGAAGTACCGCGTCGCGCCCGCGCGGTATGCCGCCTCGATCATGTGCGTATTGATCAGCACGCTCCGCAGGCACTCGATGCGAAACCGCTCGATGAAGCCCATCCCGCCCATATCGGCCGCCAGATTGTACACCTCGACGGCGCCCTCGCAGGCCCGCTCGCAGTTGTCAGCGTTGCTGAGGTCCAGGCACAGGCACTCGACGCCGGGCGTCCGCTGGTACCACTGTGGCAGCGGCTTCTTGTCGATCGCGCGAATCCGCGTGAACCCCTGCTCGTGAAAGTACCGCACCAGCGCCCCGGCGATGAACCCGCCGGCACCGCCGACCACGATCAGGTCGTCCTTGCCGAGAACCGACGCCGCTGTAGGGTTGTTCTTGCCTGCCATCTCACGTCCTTTCCTGTCCGCCGGGCGCGGCCATTGGCCGGGCCTGCACCTTATTGACTTCTCAGTTGAACCACCGGCGATTATAATACACGGGCATTCTCACAGAAATGTCAAATGTTGTCCAGTGAATGACGATTATTGACTGGTCGCTATGAGCCACGACATCCGGGATACCGG
This genomic interval carries:
- a CDS encoding NAD-dependent epimerase/dehydratase family protein produces the protein MAGKNNPTAASVLGKDDLIVVGGAGGFIAGALVRYFHEQGFTRIRAIDKKPLPQWYQRTPGVECLCLDLSNADNCERACEGAVEVYNLAADMGGMGFIERFRIECLRSVLINTHMIEAAYRAGATRYFFSSSACAYNTDLQKDPNVRALKESDAYPAMAERGYGWEKLMSEMFCQEYWAERRFETHIARFHNVYGEPGTWDGGREKAPAALCRKVIECKDQGLDEVVIWGDGTQTRSFMYIDDCVLGIDLIMHCDALIATPINLGSDHLISINDLMRLAERIGGVKLKHKHDLAAPKGVAGRNSDNTFIQQVLGWAPGTPLEDGLRKTYAWIEQQYNARKAGKHTVS
- a CDS encoding AP2/ERF family transcription factor, which codes for MCDRICANCMYAVRAVGRWHRVMLSRWPGLLTCINHPQGPGELHEVVATGTCRNFRARPRPVVRGEPPEPPDDSIRYIPLTRGKFAIVDAADYEWLSKYKWLATGNEKRGFYAGRRVGQGMLLMHRAIMQPPPGMVVDHISGNGLDQRRANLRVCSQRHNSHNRRPSRWTSSRFKGVYFCKATGKWVATIGFEGRSIHLGSFDDEVEAARAYDRKARELFGEYAYLNFPEDVETMQDRGLSGGVSTIR